From Natrinema amylolyticum, the proteins below share one genomic window:
- a CDS encoding methytransferase partner Trm112, translated as MKESLLDILCCPLDKHELELEDAEYDDEEVVGGELVCTECGEAYPIEDGIPNLLPPDMREETPA; from the coding sequence CTGGACATTCTCTGCTGCCCGCTCGACAAACACGAACTGGAACTCGAGGACGCCGAGTACGACGACGAGGAGGTCGTCGGCGGCGAACTCGTCTGTACCGAGTGTGGTGAGGCGTACCCGATCGAAGACGGTATTCCGAACCTGCTGCCGCCGGATATGCGCGAGGAGACGCCGGCG